A stretch of DNA from Pontiella agarivorans:
CGGCAGGGAGAGACCATTGTGCAGGCCGCCATCAATGCTTCGCGCATGCGGCTGCGGCCGATTCTGATGACCTCCGTTTCGTTCATTGCAGGGGTGCTTCCGCTGATGCTCAGTACAGGGGCCGGTTCTGAAATGCGCCGCGCCATCGGTCTGGCGGTTTTCTCGGGCATGGTCGGCGTGACTCTGTTCGGACTGGTTTTTACCCCGATTTTTTACATCGTGCTTCGACAGGGCGAGACCCGCCTTTCGAAAAAGAAGGAACTGACCGCATGAAACTAACCATACTTTGGATTTTGCCGCTGCTGCTTGCCGGCTGTGTGACCCGGCAGGAACTGCCGGAATTAAAACAGCCCGATGCCTGGGAGGGGGCCGCCGCGACGGTGACTACGAATGAGCTTTCGGCCTGGTGGACGACGTTCAACGATCCGGCACTGACCGGTCTGGTGGAAACCGCGCTGACCAACAGCCCGCAGCAGCAGATCGCCGCGGCGCGGATCCGCGAGGCACGCGGGATTCGCCGTTCAGCCAAAGCCGGACTTTTTCCAAGCCTTGGAATCCGTGGGGACGCCGGCCGCGAGCGCGAGGCGCTGACGGAATCAACCGGGAATTTTTATACGGCGGGGTTTGATGCTTCCTACGAAGTTGATCTGTTCGGTAAAAACCGGAATACACTGAATGCGGCCGATGCACAGTTGCGGGCGCTGGAGGCTGATCTCCAGGGGGTGGAACTTTCGCTTGCGGCGGAGGTGGTCCGCACGTATATCGATTTCCGGGCGGCCGAAAAACAGCGTGCGATTGCGGGAAAAAATCTGAAGGCGCAGGAAAATACATTGAAGCTGGTGCAGCAGCAGCATGCCCACGGTGAAGCACCGCGATTGGATGTGGAGCGTTCAGAAAGTCTGGTGAATACCACTCGCGCCTCAATTCCGGAATTTCGACGTCTGGCGGAGAATGCACGGTTGCAGCTGGCGGTATTGACCGGACGGCCGTCGCAGGAACTGCGGATTCCGCATGCGGACACTGCTGTTATTCCGGGGGCGGACAGTACACCGCTGCTTCTGGCACCGGTTGATGTGATGGCCGGACGCCCGGATATCCGCCGGGCGGCGGCTGTACTCGAAGCCAATTCCGCGCTCGTCGAGGTTTCTGTGGCGGAACTTTATCCGACGATCAGTCTGAGCGGATT
This window harbors:
- a CDS encoding TolC family protein, producing the protein MKLTILWILPLLLAGCVTRQELPELKQPDAWEGAAATVTTNELSAWWTTFNDPALTGLVETALTNSPQQQIAAARIREARGIRRSAKAGLFPSLGIRGDAGREREALTESTGNFYTAGFDASYEVDLFGKNRNTLNAADAQLRALEADLQGVELSLAAEVVRTYIDFRAAEKQRAIAGKNLKAQENTLKLVQQQHAHGEAPRLDVERSESLVNTTRASIPEFRRLAENARLQLAVLTGRPSQELRIPHADTAVIPGADSTPLLLAPVDVMAGRPDIRRAAAVLEANSALVEVSVAELYPTISLSGFFGFADGVLFDSARIWQGAIDGAVNLIDFGRVEGQIDAAEARERQAYEQLRQTVLQAVADVESAMTDYARIREQRGSLEKAYKNSARALKLSEALFREGEVSFLDVLDAQRTANDADSALVSAEAAQAKSVVRLYKSLGIY